The following are encoded together in the Hyalangium minutum genome:
- a CDS encoding sensor histidine kinase, producing the protein MKLARKITLALTLLAIVVIAVLEVFEVRRELARSELDMRHDHRLLGHTLAGSIGKAWSQAGEQEALMLLDQANRFQDQIHLRWVWLDAGSARSLPSDMPPGLLTALRSGRDSWRVDASVTPGVLYTYMPVLVGGRLGAIELSESLIQQQQHLRTAVVGATVATGVIAVAFLMAAMAMGRRLVGYPVQQLVDLAHRIGEGNLEARVQLHQKDELSTLGTAMNRMGEMLQKAREDIAVEMAGRLAALEHLRHADRLNTVGKLASGVAHELGTPLNVVLGRSKMISSGEAEGDEVRECAQIISQQAQHMTHIIRQLLDFARRRPPERAPEDLGQLTARTLSLLRPLAAKRGVNLLSEVPEAWVLEVDAGQLQQVLTNLVVNGVQASKPSTTVRIRAADVRATPPPDVGGPEAEWTRLEVEDEGEGIAPDVLPHIFEPFFTTKDVGEGTGLGLAVSYGLVRDHGGWIDVRSEQGRGSCFSIYLPKARPQQPGEQGTGP; encoded by the coding sequence GTGAAGCTCGCCCGTAAGATCACCCTCGCACTTACCCTTTTGGCCATTGTGGTCATCGCCGTTTTGGAGGTGTTCGAGGTGCGCCGCGAGCTGGCGCGCTCCGAACTGGACATGCGGCATGACCATCGCTTGCTGGGGCACACCCTGGCAGGCTCCATCGGCAAGGCGTGGTCGCAGGCGGGTGAGCAAGAGGCGCTCATGCTGTTGGACCAGGCCAACCGCTTTCAGGATCAGATCCACCTGCGCTGGGTGTGGCTCGACGCGGGCTCGGCCCGCTCGCTTCCCAGCGACATGCCTCCGGGCTTGTTGACCGCGCTGCGCTCGGGGCGAGACAGCTGGAGGGTGGATGCGAGCGTGACGCCGGGCGTGCTGTACACCTACATGCCGGTGCTCGTTGGCGGCCGGCTGGGCGCCATCGAGCTGTCCGAGTCCCTCATCCAGCAACAGCAGCACCTGCGCACCGCCGTGGTGGGGGCCACTGTCGCCACGGGTGTCATCGCCGTGGCCTTCCTGATGGCCGCCATGGCCATGGGCCGTCGGCTGGTGGGGTACCCGGTCCAGCAACTGGTGGACCTGGCCCACCGCATCGGCGAGGGGAACCTGGAGGCCCGGGTGCAGCTTCATCAGAAGGACGAGCTGTCCACGCTGGGCACCGCGATGAACCGCATGGGCGAGATGCTCCAGAAGGCGCGCGAGGACATCGCGGTGGAGATGGCGGGGCGCCTGGCGGCCCTCGAGCACCTGCGGCATGCGGATCGGCTGAACACCGTGGGGAAGCTGGCCTCGGGCGTGGCCCACGAGCTGGGCACTCCGCTCAATGTGGTGCTGGGCCGCTCGAAGATGATCTCTTCGGGCGAGGCGGAGGGGGACGAAGTGCGCGAGTGCGCCCAGATCATCTCCCAGCAGGCTCAGCACATGACGCACATCATCCGCCAGCTCCTGGACTTCGCGCGGCGCCGGCCCCCGGAGCGGGCCCCGGAGGATCTGGGGCAGCTCACGGCGAGGACCCTGAGCCTGCTCCGGCCTCTGGCGGCCAAGCGAGGGGTGAACCTGCTCTCCGAGGTACCCGAGGCATGGGTACTGGAGGTGGACGCGGGGCAGCTCCAGCAGGTGCTCACGAACCTCGTGGTCAATGGCGTCCAGGCCTCGAAGCCCTCGACGACCGTGCGCATCCGGGCGGCGGATGTTCGCGCCACGCCTCCGCCCGATGTGGGGGGACCCGAGGCGGAGTGGACGCGGCTGGAGGTGGAGGACGAGGGCGAGGGCATTGCCCCCGACGTGCTGCCTCACATCTTCGAGCCCTTCTTCACCACCAAGGACGTGGGGGAGGGCACGGGGCTGGGGCTGGCGGTCTCCTATGGCCTGGTGCGGGACCACGGGGGCTGGATCGACGTACGCAGCGAGCAGGGGCGCGGCAGCTGCTTCTCCATCTATCTGCCGAAGGCGCGACCCCAGCAGCCGGGCGAGCAGGGGACTGGGCCTTAG
- a CDS encoding RNA polymerase sigma factor, giving the protein MTESRKRFEAELGPLLPQLHRFCLTLCRERQEAEDLLQDSLVRAFLHRDSFQGRGALLGWLYGIIRNQFVENRRAVARRRSLLETVLEGASSVLGSLFTGGAEQPDPEAMVGNSEQRALLLRCLHTLPEKFRLVVLLCDVEELSYEEASSILGVPVGTVKSRHFRGRAQLSAAFKALQVQPPHEVRAEEDVRELARRP; this is encoded by the coding sequence GTGACTGAGAGCCGCAAGCGCTTCGAGGCCGAGCTGGGCCCGTTGCTCCCTCAGTTGCACCGGTTCTGCCTGACGCTGTGCCGGGAGCGGCAGGAGGCGGAGGATCTGCTCCAGGACTCACTGGTGAGGGCGTTCCTGCACCGGGACTCCTTCCAAGGGCGGGGCGCGCTGCTGGGGTGGCTGTACGGCATCATCCGCAACCAGTTCGTGGAGAACCGGCGCGCGGTGGCGCGGCGCCGCTCCTTATTAGAGACGGTGCTCGAGGGGGCTTCCTCGGTGCTGGGCTCGCTCTTCACCGGAGGGGCCGAGCAGCCGGATCCCGAGGCGATGGTGGGGAACTCGGAGCAGAGGGCGCTGCTGCTGCGGTGCCTGCACACGCTGCCCGAGAAGTTCCGGCTGGTGGTGTTGCTGTGTGATGTGGAGGAGCTGAGCTACGAGGAGGCCTCCTCCATCCTGGGCGTGCCGGTGGGGACGGTGAAGAGCCGCCACTTCCGGGGCCGCGCCCAGCTCAGTGCTGCTTTCAAGGCCTTGCAGGTTCAACCGCCGCACGAGGTGCGTGCAGAGGAGGACGTCCGTGAGCTCGCACGACGACCGTAA
- a CDS encoding SulP family inorganic anion transporter: MQSPTVSASPADTAAPSWKSDIVSGFLVFLIAMPLCLGIAMASGFPPVAGILTAVVGGVISTWLGSARLTIKGPAAGLIAIAIGAVQELGGGDMKLGYRRALAVIAVAAVVQILFAVLRSGKLGDFFPSSVVHGMLAAIGVIIFSKQVHTLLGVTPQSKAPFALLSEIPQSVTKANPEIALIGIVSLVLIFGHMLLSKKVAVLKRIPAPLLVLVAAVPLGLLFDLDHEHTFTWSQSAYTVGPNFLVNLPGNLLSAITFPDFSDVFSGVSLKYVAMFALVGSIESLLSAKAVDMLDPQKRRSDLDKDLLATGVGNLICGIFGGLPMISEIVRSSANINYGAKSKLSNFFHGLFLLLFVAFAPMLIHRIPLAALAAMLIFTGVRLASPSEFVKTFRIGAEQLVIFTFTLVVTLATDLLVGVAAGIALKTVVHLFNGAPLRSLFKPEIETHHADGRVVLRVKHAAVFTNYLTIKKHLLQQADAKYVELDLSHARLVDHTTMERLHELEHEFSQQGRHFRLLGLEQHRSLSEHPLSARKKPVDADLGLTN; this comes from the coding sequence ATGCAGTCCCCCACTGTTTCCGCGTCCCCGGCTGACACGGCGGCGCCCTCCTGGAAGAGCGACATCGTCTCCGGGTTCCTGGTCTTCCTCATCGCCATGCCGCTGTGCCTCGGCATCGCCATGGCGAGCGGCTTCCCGCCCGTGGCCGGCATCCTCACCGCCGTGGTGGGCGGCGTCATCTCCACCTGGCTGGGCAGCGCCCGGCTCACCATCAAGGGCCCGGCGGCAGGATTGATTGCCATCGCCATTGGCGCGGTGCAGGAGCTGGGCGGCGGCGACATGAAGCTGGGGTACCGGCGCGCGCTGGCAGTCATTGCCGTGGCCGCGGTGGTGCAGATCCTCTTCGCGGTGCTGCGCTCGGGGAAGCTCGGGGACTTCTTCCCGTCCTCGGTGGTGCACGGGATGCTGGCGGCGATCGGCGTCATCATCTTCTCCAAGCAGGTGCACACCCTGCTGGGCGTCACGCCGCAGAGCAAGGCGCCGTTCGCGCTCCTGTCGGAGATTCCCCAAAGCGTGACGAAGGCCAACCCCGAGATCGCTCTCATCGGCATCGTCAGCCTGGTGCTGATCTTCGGACACATGCTGCTCAGCAAGAAGGTGGCGGTGCTCAAGCGCATCCCGGCGCCGCTGCTGGTGCTGGTGGCCGCCGTGCCCCTGGGCCTCCTCTTCGACTTGGACCATGAGCACACGTTCACCTGGTCACAGAGCGCCTACACCGTGGGCCCCAACTTCCTGGTGAACCTGCCGGGCAACCTGCTGTCGGCCATCACCTTCCCGGACTTCTCGGACGTCTTCTCGGGGGTGTCGCTCAAGTACGTGGCCATGTTCGCGCTGGTGGGCAGCATCGAGTCGCTGCTGAGCGCCAAGGCCGTGGACATGCTGGATCCGCAGAAGCGCCGCTCGGACCTGGACAAGGACCTGCTGGCCACCGGCGTGGGCAACCTCATTTGCGGCATCTTCGGCGGCCTGCCGATGATCTCCGAGATCGTCCGCAGCTCGGCCAACATCAACTACGGGGCCAAGAGCAAGCTCTCCAACTTCTTCCACGGCCTGTTCCTGCTGCTGTTCGTGGCGTTCGCGCCGATGCTGATTCACCGCATCCCGCTGGCCGCGCTGGCCGCCATGCTGATCTTCACGGGCGTGCGCCTGGCGTCCCCGAGCGAGTTCGTGAAGACGTTCCGCATCGGCGCCGAGCAGCTGGTCATCTTCACCTTCACGCTGGTGGTGACGCTGGCCACGGACCTGCTGGTGGGCGTGGCGGCGGGTATCGCGCTGAAGACGGTGGTGCACCTGTTCAACGGCGCGCCGCTGCGCAGCCTGTTCAAGCCGGAGATCGAGACGCACCACGCCGACGGGCGCGTGGTGCTGCGCGTGAAGCACGCGGCGGTCTTCACCAACTACCTCACCATCAAGAAGCACCTGCTGCAGCAGGCGGACGCCAAGTACGTGGAGTTGGACTTGTCGCACGCACGGCTGGTGGACCACACGACGATGGAGCGGCTGCACGAGCTGGAGCACGAGTTCTCCCAGCAGGGCCGCCACTTCCGCCTCCTGGGGCTCGAGCAGCACCGGAGCCTCTCCGAGCACCCGCTGTCCGCCCGCAAGAAGCCGGTGGACGCGGACCTCGGCCTCACGAACTGA
- a CDS encoding YbcC family protein: protein MSHPHHIAEHVPTGERGQRLSQVLAHAAHLLPIQGPIGVFVHHNTLHAFQHLPFHEALAAAGATFGTESYLPESRYRELYQQGRITDADLDAALSERDSSEPVVELAPGPLSRLELERVALLHPLHAESAASLRWRMAELAASQRLRADLPAATRSRILQRSTEGVRAWMGRVGLDWTMADLAKALLGSVPEGSTPEQALAAAFGGDGSLPSLQERLDRHPEAFAVSALWATCRTPLLQVKPQALADTHEQVRSHREVLREVTGEDVSDLVHPHLIRACAAYLDLGVAHWTMPDRDRGFYFAWRAMKVRGSGVLPRWLHGLEEELAQSEARNLSAMDGVLAALDELGVPEHQWEAVITRVLLALPGWAGMMSRLENNPLDRPTGSPPASLMDFLAVRLTLERFALRDVARRRLNYTGPLAGLMEHARRSAPQHAPAVERPVEEGSWRLFQFLQLAGLTAMEVADFPEPRRQALLSWLEAFDGTARRRVWQEAYEHHYRMEVLQGVAQNRRRPDELRQVKDARFQVLFCIDDREEGIRRHIEELSPRHETFGVAGFFGVAVDYRGLDDANSAFLCPVVVTPKHQILEQPHPEHGHVAQSRAKLRALWGHFDHWLHNGSHSLELGWLLTPLLGLLSAALLPLHLLFPRTVDRARRALSRKMLPAPRTVLTTVRADDLPITEGLRPTGFTVAEQADRVAATLENVGLVKNFAPLVVLLGHGAISVNNPHQSAYDCGACGGRHGGPNARLFAEMANRPEVRARLRTRGIDIPDTTYFLGGLHNTTTDEVLLSDTELLPESLKGELAAFQQMMDRARMLSAHERCRRFESAPLSLTPAAALRHVEERAVDLSQARPELGHVTNAACIVGRRSLTRGLFLDRRSFLVSYDPAIDATGSILERILAAVGPVGAGINLEYYFSCVDNDRYGCGTKLPHNLTGLLGVMDGVESDLRTGLPRQMIEIHEPVRLLIIVEASVATLGGIYERQRELRELIGNGWVQLVSVDPDTGVMQRFTPRGFQTVTPAEAPLPVVATSPEWYGGQRDFLSPALIDSTLVPPANQRRAPSLRAGGSVHAAQ from the coding sequence ATGAGCCATCCGCATCACATCGCAGAGCATGTCCCCACGGGCGAGCGCGGCCAGCGGCTGAGCCAGGTACTGGCCCACGCGGCCCACCTGCTGCCAATCCAGGGCCCCATTGGCGTGTTCGTGCACCACAACACGCTGCATGCCTTCCAGCACCTGCCCTTCCACGAGGCGCTGGCCGCGGCGGGCGCGACCTTTGGCACCGAGTCCTATCTGCCGGAGTCGCGCTACCGCGAGCTGTACCAGCAGGGGCGCATCACCGATGCGGATCTCGACGCCGCGCTGTCCGAGCGCGACTCGAGCGAGCCCGTGGTGGAGCTGGCCCCGGGCCCGCTCTCCCGGCTGGAGCTGGAGCGGGTGGCGCTGCTCCACCCGCTGCACGCGGAGTCGGCGGCCTCGCTGCGCTGGCGCATGGCCGAGCTGGCTGCCTCGCAGCGGCTGCGCGCGGACCTTCCCGCCGCCACGCGCTCGCGCATCCTCCAGCGCTCCACCGAGGGCGTGCGCGCGTGGATGGGCCGCGTGGGCCTGGACTGGACGATGGCGGACCTGGCCAAGGCCCTGCTGGGCAGCGTGCCCGAGGGGAGCACCCCGGAGCAGGCGCTGGCGGCGGCCTTCGGCGGTGACGGCAGCCTGCCCTCGCTGCAAGAGCGGCTGGACCGCCATCCCGAGGCCTTCGCGGTGAGCGCACTGTGGGCCACCTGCCGCACGCCCCTGCTCCAGGTGAAGCCCCAGGCTCTCGCGGACACGCACGAGCAGGTGCGCAGCCACCGTGAGGTGCTGCGCGAGGTGACGGGCGAGGACGTGTCGGATCTGGTCCACCCGCACCTGATTCGCGCGTGCGCGGCCTACCTGGACCTGGGGGTGGCGCACTGGACCATGCCCGACCGCGATCGCGGCTTCTACTTCGCCTGGCGCGCCATGAAGGTGCGCGGCAGCGGCGTGCTGCCCCGGTGGCTCCACGGCCTGGAGGAGGAGCTGGCCCAGTCCGAGGCCCGCAACCTCTCCGCGATGGATGGGGTGCTGGCGGCGCTCGATGAGCTGGGCGTCCCCGAGCACCAGTGGGAGGCCGTCATCACCCGCGTGCTGCTCGCGCTGCCGGGCTGGGCGGGGATGATGAGCCGGCTGGAGAACAACCCGCTGGATCGCCCCACGGGCTCGCCTCCGGCCTCGTTGATGGACTTCCTGGCCGTGCGGCTGACACTGGAGCGCTTCGCCCTGCGCGACGTGGCCCGGCGGCGGCTGAACTACACCGGCCCGCTGGCGGGGCTCATGGAGCACGCCCGGCGCTCGGCGCCGCAGCACGCTCCCGCGGTGGAGCGCCCCGTGGAGGAGGGCAGCTGGCGCCTCTTCCAGTTCCTGCAACTCGCGGGGCTGACGGCCATGGAGGTGGCGGACTTCCCGGAGCCCCGGCGCCAGGCCCTGCTCTCGTGGCTCGAGGCCTTCGACGGCACGGCCCGCCGCAGGGTGTGGCAGGAGGCCTATGAGCACCATTACCGCATGGAGGTGCTCCAGGGCGTGGCGCAGAACCGGCGCCGCCCGGACGAGCTGCGTCAGGTGAAGGACGCGCGTTTCCAGGTGCTCTTCTGCATCGACGACCGCGAGGAGGGCATCCGCCGTCACATCGAGGAACTCAGCCCTCGGCACGAGACGTTCGGCGTGGCGGGCTTCTTCGGCGTGGCGGTGGACTACCGGGGCCTGGATGACGCGAACAGCGCCTTCCTCTGCCCGGTGGTCGTCACGCCCAAGCACCAAATCCTCGAGCAGCCACACCCGGAGCACGGGCACGTGGCCCAGTCCCGCGCAAAGCTACGCGCCTTGTGGGGCCACTTCGATCATTGGCTGCACAACGGCTCGCACTCGCTGGAGCTCGGCTGGCTGCTGACGCCGCTGCTGGGCCTGCTCTCCGCAGCGCTGCTGCCGCTGCACCTGCTCTTCCCGCGTACGGTGGACCGAGCGCGCCGCGCGCTGTCCCGGAAGATGCTGCCCGCCCCGCGCACGGTGCTGACCACCGTGCGCGCGGACGATCTGCCCATCACCGAGGGCCTGCGGCCCACGGGCTTCACGGTGGCCGAGCAGGCCGACCGCGTGGCCGCCACGCTGGAGAACGTGGGGCTGGTGAAGAACTTCGCCCCGCTGGTGGTGCTGCTGGGCCATGGCGCGATCAGCGTCAACAACCCGCACCAGTCCGCCTATGACTGCGGCGCCTGCGGAGGCCGGCATGGTGGCCCCAACGCGCGCCTCTTCGCGGAGATGGCCAACCGGCCCGAGGTCCGCGCCCGGCTGCGCACGCGCGGCATCGACATCCCGGACACCACCTACTTCCTGGGCGGCCTGCACAACACCACCACGGACGAGGTGCTGCTCTCCGACACGGAGCTGCTCCCGGAGTCGCTGAAGGGCGAGCTGGCGGCGTTCCAGCAGATGATGGACCGGGCGCGGATGCTCTCCGCGCACGAGCGCTGCCGCCGCTTCGAGTCCGCGCCGCTCTCCCTCACGCCCGCCGCCGCGCTGCGGCATGTGGAGGAGCGCGCGGTGGACCTGAGCCAGGCCCGGCCAGAGCTCGGCCACGTCACCAACGCGGCCTGCATCGTGGGCCGCCGCTCGCTGACGCGGGGACTCTTCCTGGATCGGCGCTCGTTCCTCGTCTCGTATGACCCGGCCATCGACGCCACGGGCTCCATCCTGGAGCGCATCCTGGCAGCGGTGGGCCCGGTGGGTGCCGGTATCAACCTGGAGTACTACTTCTCCTGCGTCGACAACGACCGCTACGGGTGTGGCACCAAGCTGCCGCACAACCTCACCGGCCTGCTCGGGGTGATGGACGGTGTGGAGAGCGACCTGCGCACAGGCCTGCCCCGGCAGATGATCGAGATCCACGAGCCGGTTCGCCTGCTCATCATCGTGGAGGCGAGCGTGGCGACGCTCGGCGGTATCTACGAGCGCCAGCGTGAGCTGCGCGAGCTGATTGGCAATGGCTGGGTGCAGTTGGTGAGTGTGGATCCCGACACAGGCGTGATGCAGCGCTTCACGCCACGCGGGTTCCAGACCGTCACTCCGGCCGAGGCGCCGCTGCCGGTGGTCGCCACGTCGCCCGAGTGGTACGGCGGGCAGCGGGACTTCCTGTCGCCGGCGTTGATCGACTCCACCTTGGTGCCCCCCGCGAACCAGCGCCGGGCGCCCTCTCTCCGTGCTGGGGGTTCTGTCCATGCAGCTCAGTGA
- a CDS encoding NADH-quinone oxidoreductase subunit L, with product MQLSDFEVGLLATSVPLWPALALLMLGCTMLVHRAPRERTVVAWVLRALWLSLVCSVGTAISLWVRHEDVLVLNVAPWFSAGEYTFEVSFLIDRLSATMMVLTSAITLLIGRFSVNYLHREQGFARFFLLLALFATGMLLLVQAGSADLLFVGWEMVGLSSAMLIAFFQERTTPVRSGLRAFTIYRLCDMGLLVGAVLLHHWLGTAEWAEALGAKPWPGPAVTAGTWQMTVLGLCLVLAAMGKSAQFPFSSWLPRAMEGPTPSSALFYGALSVHAGVYLLLRAAPLLVTSPVVSIALVGVGLVTAIHATLAWRVQTDVKSALAYGVLTQVGLIFAEVGLGLYRLALVHLVAHACLRCLQLLRAPSALREAQSRRAALQAAQAPAVAVVHRALPGGLVRRFYRLALERFALEVLHESWAMRPLLFVGQWIDKAERYWVGALSGWTSRPAPRSTPEPEVLAADRSSSGESTGTV from the coding sequence ATGCAGCTCAGTGATTTCGAGGTGGGGTTGCTGGCCACCTCGGTGCCCCTCTGGCCCGCGCTGGCCCTGCTGATGCTGGGGTGCACGATGCTGGTGCACCGCGCGCCCCGGGAGCGCACGGTGGTGGCCTGGGTGCTCCGGGCGCTGTGGCTCTCGCTGGTGTGCTCGGTGGGCACGGCGATCAGCCTGTGGGTGCGTCACGAGGATGTGCTGGTGCTGAACGTGGCGCCGTGGTTCTCCGCGGGCGAGTACACCTTCGAGGTGTCCTTCCTCATCGATCGCCTGTCCGCGACGATGATGGTGCTGACCAGCGCCATCACCCTGCTCATCGGCCGGTTCTCGGTGAACTACCTGCACCGCGAGCAGGGCTTCGCGCGCTTCTTCCTGCTGCTGGCGCTCTTCGCCACGGGGATGCTGCTGTTGGTGCAGGCGGGCAGCGCGGATCTGCTCTTCGTGGGCTGGGAGATGGTGGGACTGTCGTCGGCGATGCTGATTGCCTTCTTCCAGGAGCGGACCACGCCGGTGCGCTCGGGGCTCCGCGCGTTCACCATCTACCGGCTGTGCGACATGGGGCTGCTGGTGGGCGCGGTGCTGCTGCACCACTGGCTGGGGACGGCCGAGTGGGCCGAGGCGCTCGGCGCGAAGCCGTGGCCGGGCCCTGCGGTGACGGCGGGCACGTGGCAGATGACGGTGCTGGGGCTGTGCCTGGTGCTGGCGGCCATGGGCAAGTCGGCCCAGTTCCCCTTCAGCAGCTGGCTGCCGCGCGCCATGGAGGGCCCGACGCCTTCGAGCGCCCTCTTCTATGGTGCGCTCTCGGTGCACGCGGGCGTGTACCTGCTGCTGCGGGCCGCGCCGCTGCTGGTGACGTCGCCCGTGGTGTCCATCGCGCTGGTGGGCGTGGGCCTGGTGACGGCCATCCATGCCACGCTCGCCTGGCGCGTGCAGACGGACGTGAAGAGCGCGCTGGCGTACGGAGTGCTCACCCAGGTGGGGTTGATCTTCGCCGAGGTGGGCCTGGGGCTGTACCGGCTGGCGCTGGTGCACCTGGTGGCGCACGCGTGCCTGCGGTGCCTGCAGTTGCTGAGGGCTCCGTCGGCGCTGCGTGAGGCGCAGTCTCGCCGGGCGGCGCTCCAGGCGGCGCAGGCCCCAGCGGTGGCGGTGGTTCACCGCGCGCTGCCTGGGGGGCTGGTGCGGCGCTTCTACCGGCTGGCGCTGGAGCGCTTCGCCCTGGAGGTGCTGCACGAGAGCTGGGCCATGCGGCCGCTGCTCTTCGTGGGTCAGTGGATCGACAAGGCCGAGCGGTACTGGGTCGGCGCGCTGAGTGGTTGGACATCGAGGCCTGCGCCTCGCTCCACCCCGGAGCCCGAGGTGCTGGCGGCGGATCGCTCGTCGAGTGGCGAGTCGACTGGAACGGTGTGA
- a CDS encoding complex I subunit 4 family protein: MSSLPLLSMLVVLPALGAVALRWVRRPGHARQLALGVTALTLALAGVAIGLFRNGEAGPQLVNAWGLVPLLSMDLQLGVDGASVVALSLTALLTLGLVAAGPRQLLDRRTLAVLLLTESATLGFFCAQDLALLTVFWVATLVPAWVLVSQSARAKPESRAVLTFRAYMIAGTLPLLVVTVLVGMLGSRAGAEAPFSLTALAARGVPGSWQTALFGLLLLAAAVRMAVVPFHSWLPVLMARGPFGLSLLLVNVHAGLFLLVRVAIPLLPEAWASGETMLTAVGLFSGLYGAVLALAQVDLRRTVGFLLVSQSGLMLAGLATMNTQSVAGVLLQSVATGVALTGLKLVVEVLGARTGTTDMTRLGGLVRKAPRMAAFFFLLGFASLGFPGTLSFVGEDLLLHGVLEAHPLVALPMLLTTAICAITLFRAFQKTFLGGLNPEQKLLLETVEDLLPRERVAALGLFALVFVGGLLPGPLLRMREHTVDSMVDRVAAVRGTPASAHSEAP, translated from the coding sequence ATGAGCTCTCTTCCTCTTCTCTCGATGCTCGTGGTGCTGCCGGCGCTGGGCGCCGTGGCGCTCCGGTGGGTCCGTCGGCCGGGCCATGCCCGTCAGTTGGCGCTCGGAGTGACGGCGCTCACCCTGGCTCTGGCCGGTGTGGCGATCGGGCTCTTCCGGAACGGCGAGGCCGGTCCCCAGCTCGTCAACGCATGGGGCTTGGTGCCGCTGCTGAGTATGGATCTCCAGTTGGGCGTGGATGGAGCCAGCGTGGTGGCGCTGTCCCTTACCGCGCTGCTCACCCTGGGCCTGGTGGCCGCGGGGCCCCGGCAGTTGCTGGATCGGCGTACGCTGGCGGTGCTGCTGCTCACCGAGAGCGCCACGCTGGGCTTCTTCTGCGCGCAGGACCTGGCGCTGCTCACCGTCTTCTGGGTGGCCACGCTGGTGCCGGCCTGGGTGCTCGTCTCCCAGAGCGCGCGGGCGAAGCCGGAGTCCCGGGCCGTGCTGACCTTCCGGGCATACATGATCGCCGGCACCTTGCCGCTGCTGGTGGTGACGGTGCTGGTGGGCATGCTGGGCTCGCGCGCGGGCGCTGAGGCGCCGTTCTCGCTGACGGCGCTGGCCGCTCGCGGAGTGCCGGGCTCGTGGCAGACGGCGCTCTTCGGACTGCTGCTGCTGGCGGCGGCCGTGCGGATGGCGGTGGTGCCCTTCCACTCGTGGCTGCCGGTGCTGATGGCGCGCGGGCCGTTCGGGCTGAGCCTGCTGCTGGTGAACGTGCACGCGGGGCTGTTCCTGCTGGTGCGGGTGGCCATTCCCCTGCTGCCGGAGGCGTGGGCCTCGGGCGAGACGATGCTCACGGCGGTGGGCCTGTTCAGCGGGCTCTACGGCGCGGTGCTGGCGCTGGCGCAGGTGGATCTGCGCCGCACGGTGGGCTTCCTGCTGGTGAGCCAGTCCGGGCTCATGCTCGCGGGGCTGGCGACGATGAACACCCAGAGCGTGGCGGGCGTGCTGCTGCAGAGCGTGGCGACTGGCGTGGCGCTGACGGGGCTCAAGCTGGTGGTGGAGGTGCTCGGGGCGCGCACGGGGACCACGGACATGACGCGGCTGGGCGGCCTGGTCCGCAAGGCGCCGCGCATGGCGGCCTTCTTCTTCCTGCTGGGCTTCGCGAGCCTGGGCTTCCCCGGGACGCTGAGCTTCGTGGGCGAGGACTTGCTGCTCCACGGCGTGCTGGAGGCCCACCCATTGGTGGCGCTGCCCATGCTGCTCACCACGGCCATCTGCGCCATCACCCTCTTCCGGGCTTTCCAGAAGACGTTCCTGGGAGGGCTGAACCCGGAGCAGAAGCTGCTGCTCGAGACGGTGGAGGACTTGCTGCCTCGCGAGCGCGTCGCAGCCCTGGGCCTGTTCGCCCTGGTGTTCGTGGGCGGGCTGCTGCCGGGTCCCCTCCTCCGGATGCGAGAGCACACGGTGGACTCGATGGTGGATCGCGTGGCCGCCGTCCGGGGCACTCCCGCCTCGGCGCACTCCGAGGCCCCCTGA